A single genomic interval of Chloracidobacterium validum harbors:
- a CDS encoding P-II family nitrogen regulator, which produces MKLITAIIRPERLADVKSALFRVGVTGLSVSGIRGHGGEPEIVEHVRGQRIVVEFTEKVELRMAVSEPFVEPAINAILSAARTGSVGDGKIFVQPLERVIRIRTGEENEAALTPLTADEVQARALQETPGKTTGKLGKTP; this is translated from the coding sequence ATGAAGCTGATTACAGCAATCATTCGCCCAGAGCGGCTGGCGGATGTCAAATCGGCCCTTTTCCGGGTCGGCGTAACCGGTCTGTCGGTGAGTGGGATTCGCGGCCACGGCGGAGAACCAGAGATTGTCGAACACGTCCGCGGTCAACGCATCGTGGTTGAGTTTACGGAAAAGGTTGAGTTACGAATGGCGGTATCTGAACCATTCGTTGAGCCGGCTATCAACGCGATTCTGTCCGCGGCCAGAACCGGATCGGTTGGCGACGGGAAAATCTTTGTCCAGCCCCTGGAGCGCGTGATTCGTATCCGTACCGGCGAGGAAAATGAAGCGGCGCTGACGCCGCTCACGGCAGATGAAGTTCAAGCGCGAGCTTTGCAAGAAACGCCCGGCAAAACGACCGGCAAGCTTGGGAAGACACCATGA
- a CDS encoding ammonium transporter — protein MNETGISAGDTAWLLVSAALVFLMTPGLAFFYGGLVNRRHVLNTLMMAFGALCVAAVMWVLVGYSLAFAPGGALVGGLTWAGFQTVGDAPQSDYAATVPHLAFAAFQGMFAVITPALIAGAVVGRMDFRAYLLFVALWCVGVYAPVAHWVWGLGGWIRASGALDFAGGTVVHITAGSAALVAAALVGARADVTRSPLRPHNVPFVLLGAGLLWFGWFGFNAGSALTAGGLASLALVTTHLSAAAAVLVWLGLETIRTGKATAVGAATAAVVGLVGITPAAGFVSPLAALAIGGLTAAICYAAIQWRSRLALDDTLDVFACHGVGGICGALLTGIFAQQSLNAGGADGLLAGNPKLLLTQLIAVVATLGYTLVATFMLLKLVGLILPLRLSLAHEMEGIDRHAHGETAYHETTGDDVFGLGAPSDGLDPAVM, from the coding sequence ATGAACGAAACGGGTATTTCGGCTGGCGACACGGCGTGGCTCCTGGTTTCAGCCGCCTTGGTTTTTTTGATGACGCCTGGTCTGGCGTTTTTTTATGGCGGACTCGTCAACCGCCGGCACGTTCTCAACACCCTGATGATGGCCTTTGGCGCGCTCTGCGTGGCGGCAGTCATGTGGGTGCTGGTTGGCTATTCGTTGGCCTTTGCGCCGGGCGGCGCGCTGGTGGGTGGGTTGACGTGGGCTGGCTTTCAGACCGTGGGGGATGCCCCGCAGTCCGACTATGCGGCTACCGTACCGCATCTGGCCTTCGCGGCTTTTCAGGGGATGTTCGCTGTGATTACCCCGGCCCTGATTGCCGGCGCGGTCGTGGGACGCATGGACTTTCGGGCCTATTTGCTCTTCGTTGCGCTGTGGTGCGTTGGGGTCTATGCCCCGGTCGCCCACTGGGTGTGGGGCCTCGGTGGATGGATTCGTGCATCTGGGGCGCTGGATTTTGCTGGTGGGACAGTGGTGCATATTACCGCCGGAAGCGCAGCGCTGGTTGCAGCGGCCCTGGTCGGCGCGCGCGCGGATGTCACGCGGTCGCCCCTGCGTCCGCACAACGTCCCATTCGTGCTGCTTGGGGCGGGGCTGCTGTGGTTTGGGTGGTTTGGATTCAACGCCGGCTCGGCGCTCACGGCCGGGGGGCTGGCCAGTCTGGCGTTGGTGACGACGCACCTGAGCGCCGCCGCCGCGGTTTTGGTGTGGCTAGGCCTTGAGACGATCCGTACCGGCAAGGCCACCGCCGTTGGAGCAGCGACGGCAGCCGTTGTTGGGTTGGTGGGCATCACACCCGCCGCCGGCTTCGTGTCGCCGCTGGCCGCGCTTGCCATTGGCGGACTCACCGCCGCCATCTGCTACGCAGCCATCCAGTGGCGGTCCCGCCTCGCCCTGGATGATACCCTCGATGTCTTTGCCTGCCATGGTGTTGGCGGCATCTGTGGGGCGCTGCTGACCGGCATCTTTGCCCAGCAGTCGCTCAACGCGGGCGGGGCTGACGGCTTGCTGGCGGGCAACCCAAAACTCCTGCTCACGCAGTTGATTGCCGTGGTGGCGACGCTTGGCTACACCCTGGTGGCGACGTTCATGTTGTTGAAGCTGGTGGGACTCATTCTGCCATTGCGTTTGTCACTCGCCCATGAGATGGAAGGTATTGACCGACATGCCCATGGCGAAACGGCCTACCATGAGACAACCGGCGACGATGTATTCGGACTAGGCGCGCCATCCGATGGACTTGACCCAGCCGTGATGTAG
- a CDS encoding DciA family protein, with translation MESIARLIPDVVKFADGQDDVLAAACGAAWALAVGDATLKASRVVSLTGRTLTVATHDARWKRQLEAIAPQILFQLNHILRQTLVTRIHLTVDEKFVALARYKPPSPPLPVAVLPEDLVSSASVITDESMRAQFLRLAAACLARDRQMESASRHPEPRKT, from the coding sequence GTGGAAAGTATCGCCCGACTCATTCCTGACGTAGTCAAGTTCGCCGACGGGCAAGACGATGTGCTGGCCGCGGCCTGTGGCGCGGCCTGGGCGCTTGCCGTCGGGGATGCCACGCTCAAGGCGAGCCGGGTGGTGAGCCTCACCGGGCGGACGCTCACCGTGGCGACCCATGACGCCCGGTGGAAACGCCAACTCGAAGCAATTGCGCCGCAAATTCTCTTCCAGCTCAACCACATCCTGCGTCAAACGCTGGTGACTCGCATTCACCTCACCGTGGATGAAAAGTTTGTCGCCCTAGCCCGGTACAAGCCACCATCTCCACCGCTGCCGGTTGCCGTGCTGCCAGAAGACCTTGTCTCCAGCGCCAGCGTGATTACGGATGAGTCCATGCGCGCTCAGTTCCTGCGCTTGGCGGCGGCTTGTCTGGCCCGTGACCGCCAAATGGAGTCCGCCAGTCGCCACCCTGAACCGCGGAAGACGTAG
- a CDS encoding S8 family serine peptidase produces MAMFVCAVCHYALDDDLRISASGMSRLSRDLLHLNLPHWDERDAVCRDCLDRFTHARSRVGLYLPSPSSTPPPKFKILPTPLRLGASPRYTGRGITIAFLDSGFYPHPDITQPVNRILHYHNVLTRRTDPAELEAPDDSSWHGLMTSVVAAGNGFQSKGLYRGIASSARLVLIKVGTTRRIYHDDIRRGLDWVYRHHRRFGIRVVNISCGGDYEASYLTDALSQSAERLVKAGVVVIAASGNAGHQAAHPVLPPASAPSVIAVGGFDDKNTLDPNEHDVYHSSYGVTMDGLQKPEIIAPSIWIAAPILPGTPTAQQAALYEQLTRVPDSELKSVLAQQPGIDPELDTASHLEPYQLRLLVEGKMRNENVISGHYKHVDGTSFAAPIVSSIVAQMLEVNPRLTPQQIKRILIRTARRLPNIEPDRQGWGVVNARQAVAAALNGGDVFPSGNDLNLNGQ; encoded by the coding sequence ATGGCTATGTTCGTTTGCGCTGTTTGTCACTACGCGCTTGACGACGATCTGCGTATCTCTGCTTCGGGAATGTCGCGTTTGTCCCGCGATCTGCTGCATCTCAACCTGCCGCACTGGGATGAACGGGACGCTGTGTGTCGGGACTGCCTCGACCGGTTCACCCACGCCCGTTCGCGGGTTGGCTTGTATCTTCCCTCGCCAAGCAGCACGCCCCCACCGAAGTTCAAGATTTTACCGACCCCTTTACGGCTTGGGGCGAGTCCACGCTACACGGGGCGGGGCATCACCATCGCGTTCTTGGATTCCGGTTTTTATCCCCACCCAGACATCACTCAGCCGGTTAACCGGATTCTGCACTACCACAATGTCCTGACGCGCCGAACCGACCCGGCCGAGTTGGAAGCCCCAGATGATTCGAGCTGGCACGGTTTGATGACTTCGGTCGTTGCGGCCGGCAACGGCTTTCAGTCCAAGGGGCTATACCGTGGGATTGCTTCGAGCGCCAGGCTGGTGTTGATCAAGGTCGGCACGACGCGCCGGATTTACCACGATGACATTCGGCGCGGATTGGATTGGGTGTATCGGCACCACAGGCGATTTGGCATCCGGGTTGTCAACATTTCCTGCGGCGGCGACTACGAAGCTTCCTACCTCACGGATGCCCTCTCGCAATCGGCCGAGCGTCTGGTCAAGGCCGGGGTGGTGGTCATCGCGGCCAGTGGGAACGCCGGACATCAGGCAGCTCACCCGGTTCTGCCACCGGCGAGCGCGCCATCGGTCATTGCCGTCGGTGGCTTTGACGACAAAAACACGCTCGACCCAAACGAACACGATGTGTACCACTCTAGCTATGGCGTGACGATGGACGGCCTTCAGAAGCCGGAGATCATTGCGCCGAGCATCTGGATTGCCGCTCCGATCCTGCCCGGAACCCCGACGGCACAGCAGGCCGCGCTGTACGAACAGCTTACCCGTGTGCCGGATAGCGAACTCAAGTCTGTGCTGGCCCAGCAGCCGGGCATTGACCCAGAGCTGGATACCGCATCCCACCTTGAGCCGTATCAACTCCGCTTGCTCGTCGAAGGCAAAATGCGGAATGAGAACGTGATTTCGGGACACTACAAACACGTGGACGGCACTTCCTTTGCCGCGCCCATCGTCTCGTCCATCGTGGCCCAGATGCTGGAAGTCAACCCGCGGCTGACGCCACAGCAGATCAAGCGCATTCTCATTCGCACCGCGCGCCGACTGCCCAACATCGAGCCTGACCGACAAGGTTGGGGTGTGGTCAATGCGCGCCAGGCAGTGGCGGCCGCCCTCAACGGCGGCGACGTATTCCCGTCAGGGAATGACCTCAACCTCAACGGGCAATGA
- a CDS encoding fibronectin type III domain-containing protein, giving the protein MPNLAHPWRWLGVMVGVLFVAASGLGCAKVGPPVPPPRFTLSAADDLTVTQYGDQLIVRFTTTNQTASKRAARADVLRRVEPRDAPLALPEDTFLREARLIGSLTGAELATPTTPAYADRFDPADASWNDKRIRYAVRLVDDRGRPSPLSSYAVAYPAAAVAQAPGDVRADVTQAAIQLRWQPPEKNLDASPATEVRFNVYRRVVGSSVETRRNDAPLATPQFADTDFVFETEYVYTIRAVSLVRGEPIESQPSPALQVRPVDTFPPAAPSNLTGASAAGLVNLFFPANPERDLRGYVIYRSERGADESLVKLTPTPIQRTTFQDQTGVSGKTYRYFVTAVDVFGNESERSLPVEVEVIP; this is encoded by the coding sequence TTGCCGAACCTGGCCCATCCCTGGCGCTGGCTGGGGGTGATGGTGGGGGTTCTGTTCGTGGCGGCAAGTGGGCTTGGTTGCGCCAAAGTCGGGCCGCCCGTCCCGCCGCCACGCTTCACCCTGAGCGCGGCCGATGACCTCACGGTTACGCAGTACGGCGACCAGCTCATCGTGCGCTTCACGACCACCAACCAGACCGCATCCAAGCGGGCAGCGCGGGCCGATGTCCTGCGCCGCGTCGAACCACGCGACGCCCCGCTGGCGTTGCCCGAAGATACATTCCTGCGCGAAGCGCGGCTCATCGGCTCGCTGACCGGCGCCGAACTGGCAACGCCCACCACGCCAGCCTATGCCGACCGGTTTGACCCGGCGGACGCAAGCTGGAACGACAAGCGCATCCGCTACGCCGTCCGCTTGGTGGATGACCGCGGCCGGCCGTCACCACTGTCGAGCTATGCGGTCGCCTATCCGGCCGCGGCTGTGGCGCAAGCTCCCGGCGACGTACGGGCGGACGTGACCCAGGCAGCGATTCAGCTCAGATGGCAGCCGCCGGAAAAAAATCTTGACGCTTCGCCGGCGACGGAAGTCCGGTTCAACGTCTATCGGCGCGTTGTCGGCAGCTCGGTGGAAACACGGCGCAATGACGCCCCCCTCGCCACGCCACAGTTTGCCGACACGGATTTCGTGTTCGAGACGGAATACGTGTACACCATTCGGGCCGTGAGCCTGGTGCGCGGGGAGCCCATTGAAAGCCAACCATCGCCGGCGCTCCAGGTGCGTCCGGTGGATACCTTCCCGCCAGCCGCCCCAAGCAACCTGACCGGGGCTTCAGCCGCCGGGCTGGTCAACCTGTTTTTCCCTGCCAACCCGGAACGCGACCTGCGGGGCTATGTCATCTACCGCAGCGAACGGGGCGCGGATGAAAGCCTGGTCAAGCTGACCCCAACGCCCATCCAGCGCACGACGTTTCAGGACCAAACCGGCGTCAGCGGCAAGACCTACCGCTACTTCGTCACGGCAGTGGATGTGTTCGGGAATGAAAGCGAGCGGTCATTGCCCGTTGAGGTTGAGGTCATTCCCTGA
- the hslU gene encoding ATP-dependent protease ATPase subunit HslU has translation MVIYLPGTVEDTPHLDDLTPRQIVQELDKHVVGQAAAKRAVAIALRNRVRRQKLPADLAQDVIPKNIIMIGSTGVGKTEIARRLARLANSPFLKVEASKFTEVGYVGRDVESMIRDLVDIAIDLVREEKIAEVEEKARQNAEERLLDLLLPARREGETVSPEDEAAFQRTREKLRQQLREGKLDNRIVEIEVKERGFPSGIEIITPQGIEEMDINLRDMLPGMFPGARTKLRKMSVSEAIEYLVQEEEQKLVDMDQVARLAVERVEESGIVFLDEIDKIAGRENSSGPDVSREGVQRDILPIIEGTTVNTRYGMVRTDHILFIAAGAFHVSKPSDLIPELQGRFPIRVNLDPLTKEDFKRILTEPRNSLIRQYVALLETEGLTLEITEDAIEAVADFAFTVNQNTENIGARRLHTVMEKVLDEVSFAAPDMELKHFRVDAEYVRQVLADIVQNEDLSKYIL, from the coding sequence ATGGTCATTTATCTTCCCGGCACCGTCGAAGACACGCCGCACCTTGACGACCTCACACCACGTCAAATCGTCCAAGAACTGGACAAGCACGTTGTTGGCCAAGCCGCTGCAAAGCGCGCCGTGGCCATTGCCCTTCGTAATCGCGTCCGTCGGCAGAAGCTACCGGCAGACTTGGCGCAAGACGTGATTCCCAAAAACATCATCATGATTGGCTCGACCGGGGTCGGCAAAACGGAGATTGCCCGCCGCCTGGCGCGCCTGGCCAACTCGCCCTTCCTCAAGGTCGAAGCCTCGAAGTTCACAGAAGTGGGTTACGTCGGGCGGGATGTGGAGTCTATGATCCGCGACCTCGTGGACATTGCCATTGATCTCGTCCGGGAAGAAAAAATTGCCGAAGTGGAGGAAAAGGCCCGTCAAAACGCCGAGGAGCGGCTGCTTGACCTGCTCCTTCCGGCACGGCGCGAAGGCGAAACCGTCTCGCCGGAAGACGAAGCGGCTTTTCAACGCACACGGGAAAAGCTCCGCCAGCAGTTGCGCGAAGGCAAGCTTGACAACCGCATTGTTGAAATCGAAGTCAAGGAACGCGGCTTCCCTTCCGGCATCGAAATCATCACGCCCCAAGGCATCGAGGAAATGGACATCAACCTCCGCGACATGCTGCCTGGGATGTTTCCCGGCGCGCGGACAAAACTCCGCAAGATGTCGGTCAGCGAAGCCATTGAGTATCTCGTCCAAGAGGAAGAACAAAAACTCGTGGATATGGACCAGGTTGCCCGACTCGCTGTCGAGCGCGTCGAAGAATCCGGCATTGTTTTCCTCGACGAAATTGACAAAATCGCCGGACGCGAAAACAGCAGCGGGCCGGATGTCTCACGTGAAGGTGTCCAGCGCGACATCCTCCCGATCATCGAGGGCACGACGGTCAACACCCGCTACGGCATGGTGCGCACCGACCACATCCTGTTCATTGCGGCTGGGGCGTTTCATGTTTCCAAGCCATCCGATCTCATCCCGGAACTCCAGGGACGGTTTCCCATTCGCGTCAACCTCGACCCGCTTACCAAGGAAGACTTCAAGCGCATTCTGACCGAGCCGCGCAACTCGCTCATTCGGCAGTATGTGGCGCTCCTTGAAACCGAGGGACTGACGCTGGAGATCACCGAAGACGCCATCGAGGCCGTGGCCGATTTTGCCTTCACCGTCAACCAGAACACCGAGAACATCGGCGCCCGCCGGCTGCATACGGTCATGGAGAAAGTCCTCGACGAAGTATCGTTTGCCGCGCCCGACATGGAGCTGAAGCACTTTCGGGTGGACGCGGAATATGTCCGTCAGGTGCTGGCCGACATCGTCCAGAATGAAGACCTCAGCAAGTACATCCTCTAG
- a CDS encoding NADH-quinone oxidoreductase subunit N: MPVNPDINYTAVFPEICLAVTGLAVMLYDAFAKESRHWAGWLVLGGILAAAYGVWGWTGLSPGASFNGMLVTDAMRTAFAFVFLFVAALSVFLAMPTFGGKATGGGEYFALLTFGVVGMLLIGGAGDLALLFLGIEILSIASYAMAGFRRHDLRSNEAAIKYFLLGSFSTGFLLYGMALVYGATRTTNLTTMQLVVQNGTLVSQPLLLTGAALMLVGLCFKAAAAPFHLWAPDVYQGAPTPVTAFMAAGPKAAAFVAMLRVFVGMFPAEAGSIHQTWTLILVTVAVLSMVIGNAVAIVQDDIKRMLAYSSIAHAGYALMGVIISDWRATLFYLASYAVMTLGAFTVVAYMARDDDDRTLISDYAGLGSQAPGAAVAMVVFLLGLGGLPLTAGFMGKFVLFREVWQAGYAWLVVVAVLNSAASLYYYLRPVVTMFFQERLSSEDELPELPWALTTALSVTLAAALYIGVFPEPILAGLKPKPAPTIRPPTPNQ, from the coding sequence ATGCCCGTCAACCCAGACATCAACTATACCGCAGTTTTTCCCGAAATCTGTTTAGCTGTTACCGGACTGGCCGTCATGCTCTATGACGCCTTTGCCAAGGAGAGCCGTCACTGGGCTGGATGGCTGGTGCTAGGCGGTATTCTGGCGGCGGCCTATGGCGTATGGGGCTGGACTGGTCTATCGCCCGGAGCCAGCTTCAACGGCATGCTCGTCACCGACGCCATGCGCACGGCCTTTGCCTTTGTGTTTCTTTTCGTCGCCGCGCTCTCGGTTTTTCTGGCCATGCCCACCTTTGGCGGTAAAGCTACCGGCGGCGGCGAGTATTTTGCACTGCTGACGTTTGGCGTGGTTGGCATGCTGCTCATCGGCGGCGCTGGCGACCTTGCCCTGTTGTTTTTGGGCATTGAAATTCTCTCGATTGCCTCATACGCCATGGCGGGTTTTCGACGCCATGACCTCCGCTCGAATGAGGCGGCGATCAAGTATTTCCTCCTTGGGTCGTTCTCAACCGGTTTCCTTCTCTATGGGATGGCTCTGGTTTATGGCGCGACGCGGACGACAAATCTGACCACCATGCAGCTCGTGGTTCAAAACGGAACGCTTGTCTCGCAACCCCTTCTGTTGACCGGAGCCGCGTTGATGCTCGTCGGGCTGTGCTTCAAGGCGGCGGCGGCGCCGTTTCACCTCTGGGCCCCGGATGTGTACCAAGGCGCGCCGACGCCGGTGACGGCTTTCATGGCAGCGGGGCCGAAAGCCGCGGCTTTCGTGGCGATGCTGCGCGTGTTTGTGGGCATGTTCCCAGCCGAAGCCGGTTCAATTCACCAAACTTGGACGCTCATTCTGGTGACGGTCGCCGTACTGTCCATGGTGATCGGGAATGCCGTTGCGATCGTCCAGGATGACATCAAGCGGATGCTCGCCTATTCCTCGATTGCGCACGCCGGGTATGCCCTGATGGGCGTCATCATCAGCGACTGGCGAGCCACGCTGTTTTATCTGGCGAGCTATGCCGTGATGACGCTCGGCGCATTTACCGTCGTGGCCTACATGGCGCGGGACGATGACGACCGAACCCTGATCAGCGACTACGCCGGGCTTGGCAGCCAGGCACCGGGGGCAGCCGTGGCCATGGTGGTCTTCCTGCTCGGCTTGGGCGGATTGCCGTTGACGGCCGGCTTCATGGGCAAATTTGTGCTCTTTCGGGAGGTCTGGCAGGCGGGCTATGCGTGGCTGGTGGTCGTGGCCGTCCTCAACAGCGCGGCCTCGCTTTACTACTACCTGCGTCCGGTGGTGACGATGTTTTTCCAGGAACGCCTGTCATCCGAGGACGAACTGCCGGAATTACCCTGGGCGCTGACCACGGCGCTGTCGGTGACCCTTGCCGCTGCGCTCTACATCGGCGTCTTTCCAGAACCCATCCTCGCCGGACTCAAGCCCAAACCAGCGCCAACCATCCGGCCGCCAACGCCAAATCAGTGA
- a CDS encoding YCF48-related protein — protein sequence MTAKIGVKVGMTLGRALLGLCLLWLTAGGGYGQGRAHTVQVASVNDETVARETVAGYRGRGVTAYYVKVELPQGTYYRIRVGRFTTAAEAQRYARAIGVRDAFITMYDGPPDAPVTRAPETSPKATASKSTNVAAAGSTPSSPTLPPPVMVIKPKGQPAPLPPATTLPGPDSPTGQVVSPADAAPPAAPGRQLPWRAERPALLFGDLTAPAAPAGMEFRTDPSPWTRLSTPTRADLHCAHFVNPQIGWVGGRRGVILHTEDSGQRWIEQVTGTTANVTGLFFLDADTGWAAVGGTYGLDPRVAGIEPAILHTNDGGRVWRPLAELDVRALWFVNKQVGFAVGNYSSVFRTTDGGATWTPCEGIARAIERPEGLPDAVLTFTQVQFLDERRGWVAGNFLGRGVTRPGGVFFTSDGGTTWTRCPIPFAATSADITSMRFIGARRGFVVSELYRGDARFVTLHFTNDGGATWSERRTAVPGFHVTHFLDERTGWTMGALLTREGSAPPYEVGIWVTRDGGRTWREEKTLAGTQIYGAFFLDDQTGWAVGQGGTVLRYRP from the coding sequence ATGACCGCAAAGATTGGCGTGAAGGTTGGTATGACACTGGGGCGCGCCCTGCTTGGCTTATGCCTTCTCTGGCTGACGGCCGGCGGTGGTTATGGTCAGGGCCGCGCGCATACGGTTCAAGTGGCATCCGTCAACGATGAAACCGTTGCCCGCGAAACCGTTGCCGGCTATCGCGGGCGCGGTGTCACCGCGTATTACGTCAAGGTTGAGCTGCCCCAGGGGACGTATTACCGCATTCGGGTTGGACGCTTCACGACAGCGGCTGAAGCGCAACGCTATGCCCGGGCCATTGGCGTCCGTGATGCCTTCATCACGATGTATGACGGGCCGCCAGACGCGCCTGTGACGCGCGCGCCGGAAACGTCGCCCAAAGCCACGGCGTCCAAGTCAACCAATGTCGCTGCGGCCGGGTCCACGCCCTCCAGTCCGACGCTGCCGCCCCCGGTGATGGTCATCAAGCCAAAAGGCCAGCCTGCGCCACTGCCGCCCGCCACCACCCTGCCGGGGCCGGATTCACCCACTGGCCAGGTCGTCAGCCCCGCCGACGCCGCGCCGCCAGCCGCGCCAGGACGCCAACTACCCTGGCGGGCCGAACGCCCAGCCCTGCTGTTTGGCGATTTGACGGCCCCTGCCGCGCCAGCCGGGATGGAGTTTCGCACTGATCCTTCGCCCTGGACCCGTTTGAGCACGCCAACCCGCGCCGATTTGCACTGCGCTCATTTTGTGAATCCACAAATTGGTTGGGTTGGTGGTCGGCGTGGTGTCATCTTGCACACGGAAGACAGCGGCCAACGCTGGATTGAACAAGTCACCGGAACCACCGCCAACGTCACCGGCTTGTTTTTTCTGGATGCCGACACGGGTTGGGCAGCAGTTGGCGGCACGTATGGCCTTGACCCACGGGTGGCAGGGATCGAGCCGGCGATTCTGCATACCAATGACGGTGGCCGGGTTTGGCGTCCGCTGGCTGAACTGGATGTCCGCGCGCTGTGGTTCGTCAATAAACAGGTTGGATTTGCCGTTGGGAACTACAGTTCCGTTTTCCGCACGACGGATGGCGGCGCAACCTGGACGCCCTGTGAGGGAATAGCGCGGGCCATCGAGCGCCCGGAAGGGCTACCCGACGCCGTCTTGACCTTTACCCAAGTGCAGTTTCTCGACGAACGCCGGGGCTGGGTTGCCGGTAACTTTCTCGGGCGTGGTGTCACCCGCCCCGGCGGCGTATTTTTCACCTCCGACGGTGGCACGACCTGGACACGCTGTCCCATTCCATTTGCCGCCACCAGCGCCGACATTACTTCGATGCGGTTCATCGGCGCCCGGCGGGGCTTTGTTGTTTCAGAACTGTACCGAGGCGATGCCCGCTTTGTAACGTTACACTTCACCAACGATGGCGGCGCGACGTGGAGTGAGCGCCGCACGGCCGTGCCCGGCTTTCACGTCACGCACTTTCTGGACGAGCGCACCGGCTGGACGATGGGGGCGCTCCTGACCCGCGAGGGGTCGGCGCCACCCTACGAAGTTGGCATCTGGGTGACGCGCGATGGCGGCCGCACTTGGCGCGAAGAAAAAACCCTGGCCGGCACGCAAATTTATGGCGCGTTTTTCCTTGATGACCAAACCGGCTGGGCCGTTGGGCAGGGTGGAACCGTACTGCGTTACCGGCCGTGA
- a CDS encoding ABC transporter permease, with protein sequence MHLLLENIWLALINVWANKLRSLLTVLGVLVGTATVIAVSSVLTGVKDRTAKLAAQVGPEVLYVSRFDSIGPRFSRPSAEERQRKPLTEEDAEAVNRLPTVRAATPQLVVGSFGPSATQYRLKFKGREATRPIAFGVWANYPEVRWLNLRAGRFFTPEEHNRKLDVAVLGPVAAEQLFGQQNPLGEMVEFEGRSYRVIGVVEKGPTGIFGDTPEDRQIIIPYANLAQRYPELVRDRGVTIIAHAQAGRLEAMRDEITELLRRRRRVRADQPDNFGISTPDAIFATFDSITSTLGVIAISLASVSLLVGGIGVMNIMLVSVTERTKEIGTRRAVGARRRDVLTQFLIEAVVLSLIGGALGIGIGMGLSAGLNAFVPSVPSLVPLWSVGIGFGISVAVGLLSGFLPALRASQLDPAEALRYE encoded by the coding sequence TTGCACTTACTACTTGAAAACATCTGGCTGGCGCTCATCAATGTCTGGGCCAACAAACTGCGCTCGCTGCTCACCGTGCTAGGGGTTCTCGTTGGAACGGCAACCGTGATTGCCGTCTCGTCGGTTCTCACTGGGGTCAAGGACCGCACCGCGAAACTGGCGGCCCAAGTCGGCCCCGAAGTGCTTTACGTGAGCCGGTTTGACTCGATTGGCCCACGCTTTTCCCGTCCAAGCGCCGAAGAACGCCAGCGCAAGCCCCTAACCGAAGAAGACGCCGAGGCCGTCAACCGGCTTCCTACCGTGAGGGCGGCCACGCCGCAGCTCGTGGTGGGCAGCTTTGGCCCGAGCGCCACCCAGTATCGGCTCAAATTCAAAGGGCGTGAGGCCACCCGTCCGATTGCCTTCGGCGTCTGGGCCAACTACCCGGAAGTGCGCTGGCTGAATTTGCGTGCCGGCCGGTTCTTCACCCCCGAAGAACACAACCGCAAGTTGGATGTTGCCGTGCTCGGGCCGGTCGCGGCCGAGCAGCTCTTTGGCCAGCAGAACCCACTGGGTGAAATGGTGGAATTTGAAGGACGCTCGTACCGGGTGATTGGGGTCGTCGAGAAAGGGCCGACCGGCATCTTTGGGGATACACCGGAAGACCGCCAAATCATCATTCCTTACGCCAACCTTGCCCAACGCTACCCAGAGCTGGTGCGCGACCGTGGCGTCACCATCATTGCCCACGCGCAGGCCGGCCGGCTCGAAGCCATGCGCGATGAAATTACCGAACTCCTGCGCCGCCGCCGCCGGGTGCGCGCCGACCAACCGGACAACTTCGGCATCAGCACGCCAGACGCCATCTTTGCGACGTTCGACAGCATCACCTCGACGCTGGGCGTGATTGCGATTTCGCTGGCTTCGGTCAGCCTTCTGGTCGGCGGCATCGGCGTGATGAACATCATGCTCGTGTCGGTCACGGAGCGCACCAAGGAAATCGGCACTCGGCGCGCCGTTGGGGCGCGACGACGGGATGTGCTCACGCAGTTTCTGATTGAAGCCGTGGTGCTGTCGCTGATCGGCGGGGCGCTTGGGATCGGGATCGGCATGGGCCTGAGCGCCGGACTCAACGCCTTTGTTCCGAGCGTGCCGTCACTCGTTCCGCTCTGGTCGGTGGGAATTGGCTTTGGGATTTCGGTGGCGGTTGGGTTGCTGTCGGGCTTCCTCCCGGCGCTTCGGGCGTCCCAACTCGACCCAGCCGAGGCGCTGCGGTACGAGTAA